The genomic stretch CTTCTattttcaagaaaaaagaaaatagttgATACTATATTTCACTTTGCTCATACATAgagggaaaaaaaaagaagaaaaaccaaGGAGAAGTTGGCTGAAAACAATTCATTCATATGTTTTTTACACTCACCAGAACAAGATTTTTCATTATAATCCCTTCATCTTCTGGATTTGTTCGAATAATGTTCAATAGCATTGTCGTTTTCACGCGTAAAATTTGAGAAAGCCGAGTTGTTCTAGCAGTATATGGCTGTGGCCTGTCAAATAAAACCCCTATTTCTCCAAATGATTCTCCAGCAACAGCCTTTCCAATGATCTGTTCGCGGACAGGTTTCAGAAAAAAATATTAGGCTAAAGTATTTGAATTCTATATTTAAAATGAACATAATGTGGCTGAGTGTTTATACTTGTTCATTTCCATTGATATCTGCTAGCAAATCCTGCAATAATACATAACTGATTAATAATATGAACTGCAAAATCCAAGAATTGAAGTAATTATTCAAAATTTGTTAACTTACCACTGCTCCAGAGGCTATTATATACAATTCTGTTGGAGCCTCATTTTGTAGAATCACATCTTCCTTGGGAGGGAAATATTCAACTTCCATTTCAGGAATCTTAAAGCAGGACAACACATCATTTTTTCAATAAATTTTAGTATGTCATAGTGGTAAAGAATAGTTAAAAAAGAAGGCCAAATTACTTTTGAATTTGATAGGTTCGACATTTAAATTTTTGGCACGAAACACAATATACTTTTGAATATGATAGGTCCAATGTTTAATATTTGTTGAAATTTGGTGGTTtccacgtatatatatatatatatatatatatatatatatatatatatttagatactGTATCGAAAATACTGGTTCCGTTGAATCCATTGAGTATAGGCTGTATCCGCCTAAGTGGAAGGTAACATGTATCGAGTGAAATAATGGAGTTCACACTACCATTATGAATTTAATGTTTGTTCAAAACTTATTGGTTTttcatatatatatgtatattctGCACCGAAAATACTGGTTTAGTTGAATCCATTGAATATAGGTTGTATCTGCCTAAGGGGAAGAGGGGTCAATATAGAACAGAAATTACCAGTTGGAAAAGCATGTCCCTGGAAACACCTTGAAACAGACTGATATTTTGAACTATTGGGAAAAACAAGTAATGTGCAATGCTTGTTTTGATTGATTTTGGCAAGACATTCAATGTCTCATTTTGTTGTAATGCTTCAGTTTTGAACTTGAGACAGACATGAGACAAAATCTGATCTTGTATCCGCGGCGACAACTGATTTCGTCTTGCAAATTCTTGAGCTGCTTCAACTTTATCCCTCTGCATAACAAATCACGAAGTTGAATAACTTTTACACTATCAGTATATTTTAACAGGTTATAATACACgctaaagagagagagagagagcatacGAAATTTCTGGTGTAGCCGGTCTTGTGAACAACAAGATTTGTCATGTTACCAATGATATACGATGTCAATCCTAAGTTGAATAACATGTAGAAGATATCAAAGAGCATTTCTCTTGGATTTTCAGCATGTAAATCTCCATATCCAGTTGTTGTTAGTGTTACAATAGACCAATAAAGTGAAGTTATATATCTATCCCATAGACTTTCTTCTTTGAAATCAGGATTTGATGCACCAATCCATGTTTTTTTTGTATCAGGATATCTATCTGCAATCACATAGTTAAAGCATCCAGCACAATGCACTGCAAATAAAGTTACCTGaattcaaaaaacaaaagaaatgcaTATTCTTAGTAATGAATTAATATCCGGAGTTATCTTTAGGATCCTATGCTTAAATTATATATAACTGTGACTTACAGAGATCAATTTTGCATATCGCGTCCAAAAATAGTTAAAACGGATGTCCTTTTCAAGCCTGAAGGAAAGCAAAAACTGGATTTATGTGAGAATATGGTTCAGTATGCAAGCATTAGAATTTGGTGCAATATGCAAGCATTAAGTATATTTAAGAATAAATTACGCTGGATGAACCTTTTTAAAACTACAGTTTACATTCTGATCCCATCAAGGAAAGTTCTGTGAAAATAGCCCCATGTTAGAATTTTAAAGCACGCTTCAAAAAATTTCAATGAAAAATTCTGGTGATTGGTCAGCATTTTGTGGCCAATTGCACAAAATATGGGAACCGTCAGAATTTTATGACGATCACCATAACTTTAACTTGCAAAATTATGGCAAAAATCAGAATTTGACAGAATCACCATAAGACTTGCCCAAGATATTCCGACGACGAGAGACTATTTTCCCAACATTTTTTTTACTGAGGTTAAATTTTTAATGGTGACACCAAATGATACTATTTGTGTACATCACCAATTATTTAGGTTAAATACACTGATAGTGATTTTATATTATTAGTGCAATTTAACCTATGATGACAGGGTAAATAATTTTTACGCTACCAGTATAGTATATACAGTGTTCGAACCAACCTTGCAAACAAGGCACTGACTCTTCTAAGACGCCAAAGCCTGAGCATACTGAGCAATTTGAATCCAACTCCATCACTTCTTTTGTGATCAATAAAGAGGAAAGCATGAAATGGTACAGTGGAACAAACATCAAACATGAACCAGGTCGATAAATACCTGTATTTAACCATGTAAATCCCAATATTAGAACGAGTCGCAGaaagaaacagaaagaaagaaaatatttgaaagttgCATATGTACCTTATTGCTATCTTCTTAGGATCATCAACAAGAATATAAGATTCTGGATGAAGATAAGCCATGAAAAAGGTAAGGAAAATGTCAATAGCAAAGAAGCAGTTGACAATGTTGTCAAATATGACAAAGCCATCTATTTTGTATTTCAGAAATGCAAACTCGAACGGCGTAATCCAAGCCGTGTATATGACAAGAATCAGTAGAAACATCTCCCAAGCCCTGCAAAAAATATGAGCTTTTCCATAAAACAGTACAATAGTATCCTGAAAAGAGACGGATTCAGGATTTAAATTTGACTGGTTTGATATTTATGTTCTTCTCACTACTGAATGTATTGCACTTTTCCTACTACAGGTTGAGGTTGTTGTAATTCTTTTACATATATATTTATGCTCCGTGTATTACCTGTAACGAGGATCGAAGGGCGAAATGATGTATTTTCGAAGCTTTGTGTCATGGTTGATTCTTGTTCCAAGAGAAGGAAGGAGATGATCATTGGAGAAGAAGTCACAGTTTTTAGTATAAGAAAATGACATTTTTGATCTTTTATTGTTGGTGGGGTTTGAAATTTTGGAGTTTTTTTTTGGATGCTATAGTAACTAGAGTTTATTAAAAAACTAGTTTTTATTAGTGGTAAAGTGGCCTTTTGAAGAGCCTTATATATAGATATGATGAAAGTGAAGCTGTTGACTGTTGCAAGTTTAGTCACTAGTCAGCCTTATCTTTTTTGGTTAGAATTATTCTTTTGATATGCTTTGAACTTATGGAAAGTGATAATGCAACTTCTGTGGTATCATTAACGAGagtaaaggaaaaaataaaatgaatggTAAATAGAAGGGAATACATTATTTGTTGAGTCGTGTTTGAACAAGAAAAAGTAGTTTATTATCATGCAGCAACTTTATTTCTTAATCAAGCCATTTGAGGCTGATCCAAGATATAAATTTAATGGGTTCggttttaaaattttttaatatTAAACTCACTATATCATTAAAATTTTGAATTCAAATATAATAAGTGTTGAGATTTTAGTAGATTTTTACGTATAAATCCATATTCAATATCAAAAGTTATAAGTACAGTTGAACTCATAGACGAAAGACTACATTCGTCCCTGAAGCCCATCCTTGATCCATGGGCTTTGCCCTAAGCAGAATGTGTAAAAATTGTATGGGGTAGCCATTTTTTAAAgtgatatttattttttatccaaTATTTTTAATACTGAGCAAAAGTAGCCACTAATCTATTATAATTAATAAAAGACGGTATTATCCTTTCTTCTGTCTCTTTTCCTTCCCAAATAGAAATGCAGTGTTTATACCGGCGACTGCGTTTTTGTTATCAGAATCATTGCTCAATTCTGCTTCATTTGGCTAGTTCGTTCGAATACCATTAGATTGACCAAAAAGTGGTCATATCGATTTGTTTCATCTTCTTTCATTCCACTATAAGATTCATTTTTCAGGAtgtcaaaataaataaatgaaagaaaCTGTGTCCTTAGTTATCGGAATAGTTAAGGACGGGTAGTActtaacttagacttacaagctcataaattaaggatagctagtcctgaacttacagtaacAAACTCATAAGTTAAGGATATTtcgtcctgaacttagactaggaagttcaaaaattaaggataCTTAGTCCTTAATTTAGAGCtacaagcacagaaattaagaactagtagtccttaacttagagttacaaacacagaaattaaggacaggtagtcctgaacttcgagttccaagttcaaaagttaaggacatgtggTCCTAAACTTAGACTTATTAATTAAGGACAACTAGTCCTGAACTTACGGTAACAAGCtcataagttaaggacacttggtcctgaactttatgagcagaagggtattttcgttcAGGCGGATAAAAGTTTATTAAAGTAATGACTAAAAACTAAAAACATTTTAAATAGTggcttaaaaataaatatatatcttaTTACTGGCTAACTGTGTACTCCCCGCAGGATGTCGGCATTACCTAACAAAAGTAAGAAATGGCAGACATGACCATCGCTTTATGCAGTTTCAGAGACAAGGGAAACAGAGGAGggaaaggaaaggaaaggaaaggaaatgGTGATGTCCCTCAGAGAAAGTTGGTGGAAATTGTTATTGTATTAAAAATGAAACAATTATAAAGCATGTTTCAAAATGACAAGTTTGAGTGACAAGCTAGATTggtgttttcatttcatgctcaAGGATTGGATTCACCCAAATTTCATGCACGACCAATAAGGTAAATCCATTGTGGAAGTTTAACAATATTTGCACGGATTTAAATTATATATTctaacaatataatttttttctaaaatacAAATGTTATTCAGCTTTTAATAGCATATTAAGTGCAATGCTACTAGGTCACCGATTAGTAATAATTATCATATATATTTACCTAATAACTttattgtaaaaaaaaaagaaggaaaaatgacactgcataatttttgtatatgtaagcattttgtatgttatatacaaaaattatacaaagttGATACACTTTTTCGGCTATCGAAGGTAAATAGTTTCTGGTGCGGACTAAAAGTAATAATACCCACAAAAAAAGGTAGCCCGATGCACAAGGCATCATATATTCATGTAGGGTCTGGAGGACCGCACCCCAAAAAGTGTAACGTAGAAAGCCTAAAATAATCTATAAATATTTTTTACGTCATTGGTACATGGAACGTATTAAACTCTTGATTAAAACTTTTAACCTCATATTTGTTAATGGTTGTTTCTTTTTGCAGTTTAATCAGAGCCATATGTTCTCGAAACAGATTCCACCATATATTCAGCCGCAATATTCATAAAATTATAGTTTTGGATTTTGTGGAAAATCCACATTTCCTCTTTCCATCTCCCTCTATGTGTTTGCCCTgtttctcttcttcttatcatTAATCGAGGGATTATATGTTGGCCTTTTCGATAAAGAGAGACGACGTATTTTTTGTTCATATCCGCCGCCCTCATCTTCTCATTCTTGATAGCTTGCATGTCATACTTCTATGGGCTATTCAATCCTTTTCGCATAATTCTTGGAACAGCTTTTTTTATTGATACTATCTTCCAttacaattatttattttctttaatgtTTTTACACACCCTAAAGAAAGATATTTAATAATTTTATGCACAAGAATTTTTATCTAAACTATTTATCGTTTATCTCTTCTTTAAATGTCCTAATTAATTAACACTCCACAAGTAAATAGTCTCCTAAAACgttaaatattttgaaaattttggtttGACGAAAAAACAATATATATTTAgtaggggaggggggggggggagttgcTATTCATTAATTAGTAAATTCTTCGTTTACCTCTCATGATGATATTGTGATTAAAACTAAGTATCCATCTTGTCGtaagaggaaaagaaaatgacAAAGTTTGAGAAAAAGGTATAGTATATGAGGGGGCAGGGATTGGAGGCTTCTTACGAATATATTTAATCACATGTACACATGAAGTTTTTTTAAAAGTGAGATTTTGTCTAGGTAGGAGAGTAGGTGGAAGAGATTAATTGGGAAAAaggttttatttattttatttgatgAAGGGGAAAGTGAAGGGCCAAGAGGGGGAGAAATAACCCCATTTGGCAGGCCTTAGAAAAGAAATATAGCCCGAATAATATTATTCGTGGCATGGGCAGATCTTTTTCACTTGTATAGTAGCAAAACCACTTCAATTAATAAATTAAAGGTTTtggaaaaaaattaaattaaacgtatgttgttttaattttttagtttgaaaATTTGTGGGGGCTCTGGGAGGAAGGTGGGATTctctattttattatttttaattatatgtTTATCTTATCCAAGTTGAGGACATTTGAATATTTTGTTTATTGTCAACGGCCTTTTAGTGAT from Nicotiana sylvestris chromosome 12, ASM39365v2, whole genome shotgun sequence encodes the following:
- the LOC104212831 gene encoding potassium channel KAT3-like; this translates as MSFSYTKNCDFFSNDHLLPSLGTRINHDTKLRKYIISPFDPRYRAWEMFLLILVIYTAWITPFEFAFLKYKIDGFVIFDNIVNCFFAIDIFLTFFMAYLHPESYILVDDPKKIAIRYLSTWFMFDVCSTVPFHAFLFIDHKRSDGVGFKLLSMLRLWRLRRVSALFARLEKDIRFNYFWTRYAKLISVTLFAVHCAGCFNYVIADRYPDTKKTWIGASNPDFKEESLWDRYITSLYWSIVTLTTTGYGDLHAENPREMLFDIFYMLFNLGLTSYIIGNMTNLVVHKTGYTRNFRDKVEAAQEFARRNQLSPRIQDQILSHVCLKFKTEALQQNETLNVLPKSIKTSIAHYLFFPIVQNISLFQGVSRDMLFQLIPEMEVEYFPPKEDVILQNEAPTELYIIASGAVDLLADINGNEQIIGKAVAGESFGEIGVLFDRPQPYTARTTRLSQILRVKTTMLLNIIRTNPEDEGIIMKNLVLKLQSFGGFGYADQESDQNLVFNNWSNGGQRDENYSHLLQQDTPTNPSNLISINIQNLEARVKKQEEDEGDSNGDQLDAKGLIAITQAEHEGNKSMHELLSDFENDSELNEKKGNFTSLDEETRSSQFKNSRNEVPCCSYSSNRRSTSTSFIGAKGTKSTKKRVTIHMKKNNSFKEHYGKLIILPDTLEELFKIAGERFGEYNIKKVVNAENVEIDEADVIRDGDHLYLLSTNVT